A stretch of DNA from Synechococcus sp. JA-3-3Ab:
GTTTGTGGTTGCCACCGAAGTGGGCATTCTCCACCGGCTGCAAAAAGAGGCCCCCGATAAGACCTTTATCCCCGTCAAGGCGGACGCCGTCTGCGAGTATATGAAAAAAATTACCCTGGAGAAGATCTACCGCTCCCTAGTGGAGATGCGCTACGTGATCCAGGTGCCGGAGGCGGTGGCCGAAAAAGCCCGCAAGTCCATCCTGGCCATGCTGTCAGTGCCTGCTGGAGCCTAGAGGGAGCACCCTTGGCGAGGGTCTGTTTTGTCCAGTGTTGTCTACGTCTTTCCTAGCGGAAACAGACCTCTTGATCCTGGGGGCAGGGGTGGCAGGGATCTATGCAGCCCTGTGGGCGGAAGCAGAGGGAGCCAGAACCCTGGTGGTAAGCAAGGATCCCTTGCCTTCTGGATCCACTCCTTGGGCGCAGGGGGGGATAGCTTTTCCACTGGATGCAGCAGATGTGGAAGCCCACCTCCAGGACACCCTGCAGGCAGGCCGGGGCCTGGTGGAGACCGAAGTGGCCCGCTCCATTCTGTGGGAAGCGCCCTTTCATCTGGAGAAGCTTTTGTCCTGGGATCTGCCCTTCCACCCTGAGCCAGTGCGGGAAGGGGGCCATTCGCGGGCGCGGGTACGCCATCTGGGAGGGGATCGAAGTGGGCTATGGCTTCTCAGAGGCCTGCTGGCTCGCCTGAGCAAGCCGCCTTTGGAGGGCTACACAGCCCTCAGCCTTTTGATGGCAGGGGAGAGAGTGGGAGGAGCCCTGCTCCTCGGGCCGGAGGGCTTTCTTCAGGTAAGGGCGGGGGCGGTTCTCCTGGCTACAGGCGGGTTTGGCAGCCTCTTCCCCCTCTCTACGGCGCCGCCGGGAGCTAGCGGCGATGGCATGGCCTTGGCCTGGCGGGCAGGGGCCATCCTAAGGGATCTGGAGTTTGTGCAGTTTCACCCCACCGTCCTGCCCAATGGAGCCCTGGTCAGTGAAGCTGCCCGAGGGGCAGGGGCCGTGCTCCTCAATGCCTGGGGGGAGCGCTTTATGCCTCGTTATGCGGAGCTGGAAGAGCTGGCGCCGCGGGATGTGGTGGCCCAGGCGGTGTTCTGGGAGCGGCAGCGGACGGGGGGAGTTTACCTTGACCTCCGGGCTGTGCCCCATCTGGAAGAGCGCTTTCCCACCGTGGTTGCCTCTGCCCGCGCTTTGAGGCTGGATCCCGGCAAGGATCCCCTACCGGTTGCTCCTGCTGCTCACTACGTCATGGGGGGGGTGCGAACAGATGCTTTTG
This window harbors:
- a CDS encoding L-aspartate oxidase codes for the protein MLSTSFLAETDLLILGAGVAGIYAALWAEAEGARTLVVSKDPLPSGSTPWAQGGIAFPLDAADVEAHLQDTLQAGRGLVETEVARSILWEAPFHLEKLLSWDLPFHPEPVREGGHSRARVRHLGGDRSGLWLLRGLLARLSKPPLEGYTALSLLMAGERVGGALLLGPEGFLQVRAGAVLLATGGFGSLFPLSTAPPGASGDGMALAWRAGAILRDLEFVQFHPTVLPNGALVSEAARGAGAVLLNAWGERFMPRYAELEELAPRDVVAQAVFWERQRTGGVYLDLRAVPHLEERFPTVVASARALRLDPGKDPLPVAPAAHYVMGGVRTDAFGRTGLPGLYAAGEVASTGLHGANRLASNSLLEGLVMGKRAALAALRDLQEPPLQVQALPVLTAPPSLLPQLRQQAEEALGVVREGERLRAFLAFAEALPLEEKPWASREEVEAGSLLLLARWVAQGALLREESRGCHFRRDFPQEREPFHTEVWGSTFKQAPLDLAAAPGRGPA